The Clostridium sporogenes genome contains a region encoding:
- a CDS encoding sensor histidine kinase has protein sequence MEIKNKISNAYSNNSWDKKAIENIGTDAITGGLLITVKDKNDNIIWNAREYDNIVCEKILNKIIENTNKVSPDVDIKNTFDKFDLKQDEALIGKLEVEYIGPIYYEDSDVIFLRMLDRILFILGILFFIISIIVGWLLSYAISKPILKVIDATNLISEGNYSKGIKEDYNIYEINKLIKSINMMAGDLDKQEKIRQELTKDISHELRTPITTMQAQLEAIMDGLWEPSEERLKSIYDELQRLNRLTVSIEDLSRCEGSKLRLNKSEVDLETVITTILTNFEKQLLDKDINLQVDIKHINIMIDKDKISQVIINIISNAIKYTPDKGEIFVRCFTKSDNVYISIKDSGIGISDEDKDYIFERFYRTDKSRARETGGVGIGLTISREIVKAHGGSINVYSKLDEGSNFVIKLPIKFCET, from the coding sequence ATGGAAATCAAAAATAAAATATCAAATGCATACAGTAATAATTCATGGGATAAGAAAGCTATTGAGAACATAGGAACAGATGCGATAACTGGAGGATTGCTTATAACAGTTAAAGATAAAAATGATAATATTATATGGAATGCAAGGGAATATGATAATATTGTATGTGAAAAGATTTTAAATAAAATTATAGAAAATACTAATAAAGTAAGCCCAGATGTAGATATTAAAAATACATTTGATAAATTTGACCTAAAACAAGATGAAGCTTTAATAGGGAAATTAGAAGTTGAGTATATAGGTCCGATTTATTATGAAGATTCAGATGTTATATTTTTGAGAATGCTAGACAGAATATTATTTATACTAGGGATACTATTTTTCATTATATCTATTATAGTAGGATGGTTATTGTCTTATGCTATCAGTAAACCTATCTTAAAGGTAATAGATGCAACAAATCTTATATCAGAAGGAAATTATTCCAAAGGCATAAAAGAAGATTACAATATATATGAAATCAATAAACTTATAAAATCAATAAATATGATGGCAGGGGATTTAGATAAGCAAGAAAAAATAAGACAAGAGCTAACGAAGGATATATCACATGAGCTTAGAACCCCTATAACGACTATGCAAGCACAACTTGAGGCAATAATGGATGGTTTATGGGAGCCATCAGAGGAAAGGTTAAAGAGTATATATGATGAACTTCAAAGATTAAATAGATTAACTGTATCCATAGAGGATTTATCAAGATGTGAGGGCAGTAAACTAAGGCTAAATAAGTCAGAGGTAGATTTAGAGACTGTAATAACTACAATTCTAACAAATTTTGAAAAGCAGTTATTAGATAAAGATATAAATTTACAAGTAGATATTAAACATATTAATATTATGATAGATAAGGATAAAATAAGCCAGGTAATAATTAATATTATCTCAAATGCTATTAAGTATACTCCAGATAAAGGAGAGATATTTGTTAGGTGTTTTACTAAATCTGATAATGTATATATATCCATAAAAGATAGCGGAATAGGTATAAGTGATGAAGATAAAGACTATATATTTGAGAGATTTTATAGAACGGATAAGTCAAGGGCTAGAGAGACTGGAGGAGTTGGAATAGGCCTTACAATATCAAGAGAAATAGTCAAGGCTCATGGTGGCAGTATAAATGTATATAGTAAATTAGATGAAGGTAGCAACTTCGTAATAAAACTGCCAATAAAATTTTGTGAGACATAA
- a CDS encoding TlpA family protein disulfide reductase, with protein sequence MKNNKRYIYISVIMLVLLVGVKFGYDYLSNNYKSNEAINNVSDENSSFQPAVDFTVYDKDNNKVRLSDYKGKKAVVVNFWASWCSPCKYEMPYFQEATNKYNNEDLEILMVNLTDGMRETKGAAEGFMKEESYNMNVMFDINLDAANKYQLNAIPRTVFIDKEGNLVYDHVGIINKEILDENINKIIN encoded by the coding sequence TTGAAAAATAATAAAAGATATATATATATAAGTGTTATAATGTTAGTTTTACTTGTAGGGGTTAAATTTGGATATGACTATTTATCAAATAATTACAAAAGTAATGAAGCTATTAATAATGTATCAGATGAAAATTCTAGTTTTCAGCCAGCAGTAGATTTTACAGTTTATGATAAAGATAATAATAAAGTAAGGTTATCAGATTATAAAGGTAAGAAAGCTGTAGTAGTAAATTTTTGGGCAAGCTGGTGTTCTCCATGTAAGTATGAAATGCCATATTTTCAAGAAGCAACAAATAAATATAATAATGAGGATTTAGAAATACTAATGGTAAATCTTACAGACGGAATGAGGGAAACTAAAGGGGCCGCAGAGGGATTTATGAAAGAAGAAAGTTATAATATGAACGTGATGTTCGATATAAATCTTGATGCAGCTAATAAATATCAATTAAATGCTATTCCAAGAACAGTATTTATAGATAAAGAAGGAAATTTAGTGTATGATCATGTAGGAATCATTAATAAAGAAATACTTGATGAAAATATAAATAAGATAATTAATTAA
- a CDS encoding serine hydrolase domain-containing protein, which translates to MKMKAKRFIAILLSIIFITLGVSSNSFAKQIDNTTEFNKKHVVVDNSEALQQFMDKFFKKNMEKYSIPGAAIVVVKDDKEIFKKGYGYSDVKEKILVDPDKTVFPAASVSKLFTATAIMQLQEEGKIDLNENIDKYIKPYKIINNYKEPVTCRNLLTHSSGVDEASELNGSTKDQKSIKSQEYYFDNHIPRVVREPNTVSRYCNQGYNLLGYVVKKVSGIGYEEYVKKNILEPLKMDSSLIRLKNNNTTKSYGYGGTDGIYNESPLAYQYTSGSSGINATVKDMENFMIAHLNNGVFQENRILNEKTSIMMKNKQFSNDNSLPGMGYGFIRSNRNGQEILKHEGALPSGSTTTLFLMPKDKLGIYVATNSLNPLPFNFEEEFLNYFYPNENNSFNKIKRNPSKDFSKYEGTYRSYDGISKSNIMKIGFLFDPSMDMRITDNKDGTLTLKECTSAKEEITTTLVEKKYGVFARKDGRGDFTFKIDHKGKVTYAFNDVSHNSFEKINFFQTQNFNITIFIISIAMFLINLVGTIILFIRRKFKETGYKSCRCIKLIKGINLFINVLDIAGIVGSVIMAMTMISINDFNFAYLLYTFLCFLIVATILSICGLIILIYIWINNCGRKVEKFYFAILTIINFIFIWFIFYFNFLGFKI; encoded by the coding sequence ATGAAGATGAAAGCAAAAAGATTTATAGCAATATTATTAAGTATTATTTTTATAACATTAGGAGTAAGTAGTAATAGTTTTGCCAAGCAAATAGATAATACAACGGAATTTAATAAAAAACATGTTGTAGTAGATAATAGCGAAGCTTTGCAACAATTTATGGATAAGTTTTTCAAGAAGAATATGGAGAAGTATTCCATTCCAGGAGCAGCTATAGTTGTTGTTAAAGATGACAAAGAAATATTTAAAAAGGGATATGGATATAGTGATGTAAAAGAAAAAATATTGGTAGACCCAGATAAAACTGTGTTTCCAGCTGCTTCTGTAAGTAAGTTGTTTACTGCAACAGCTATAATGCAACTACAGGAAGAGGGAAAAATAGATTTAAATGAAAATATTGATAAATATATAAAACCTTATAAGATTATAAATAATTATAAAGAACCAGTAACATGTAGAAATTTATTAACTCATTCCAGTGGAGTTGATGAAGCTAGCGAACTCAATGGGAGTACTAAGGATCAAAAATCAATAAAATCACAGGAATATTATTTTGATAATCATATACCTAGAGTAGTAAGAGAGCCTAATACCGTTAGTAGATATTGTAATCAAGGATATAACCTTTTAGGGTATGTTGTAAAAAAAGTATCTGGTATTGGTTATGAAGAATATGTAAAGAAAAATATATTAGAGCCTTTAAAAATGGATAGTAGTTTAATTAGATTAAAAAATAATAATACAACTAAGAGCTATGGATATGGTGGTACGGACGGAATTTATAATGAAAGTCCTTTAGCTTATCAATATACTTCTGGATCTTCAGGAATAAATGCAACAGTTAAAGATATGGAAAATTTTATGATAGCCCATTTGAATAATGGAGTGTTTCAAGAAAATAGAATTTTAAATGAAAAAACATCAATAATGATGAAAAACAAGCAGTTTTCAAATGATAATAGCTTACCTGGAATGGGATATGGATTTATAAGAAGTAATAGAAATGGACAAGAAATATTAAAGCATGAAGGTGCATTACCATCAGGTAGTACTACTACATTATTTTTAATGCCAAAGGACAAATTAGGAATATATGTGGCAACCAATTCTTTAAATCCGCTTCCATTTAATTTTGAAGAGGAGTTTTTAAATTATTTTTATCCTAACGAAAATAATAGTTTTAACAAAATAAAACGAAATCCATCTAAGGATTTTAGCAAATATGAAGGAACATATAGAAGTTATGATGGAATATCAAAAAGTAATATTATGAAGATAGGTTTTTTGTTTGATCCTTCAATGGATATGAGAATTACGGATAATAAAGATGGTACATTAACTCTTAAGGAATGTACTTCTGCTAAAGAAGAAATTACCACAACTCTTGTTGAGAAAAAATATGGAGTATTTGCAAGAAAGGATGGTAGAGGAGACTTTACATTTAAGATAGATCATAAGGGCAAGGTAACTTATGCATTTAATGATGTAAGTCATAATTCCTTTGAAAAGATAAATTTTTTCCAAACACAAAATTTTAATATAACTATATTTATTATATCTATTGCTATGTTTCTTATAAATTTAGTTGGGACAATAATTCTATTTATAAGAAGAAAGTTTAAAGAAACAGGATATAAAAGTTGTAGATGTATTAAATTAATTAAGGGAATAAATTTATTTATTAATGTTCTTGATATAGCTGGAATTGTTGGATCAGTTATAATGGCAATGACTATGATTAGTATTAATGATTTTAACTTTGCATATTTACTTTATACATTTTTATGTTTTCTTATAGTAGCAACTATTTTAAGTATTTGTGGGTTAATTATTTTAATATATATTTGGATTAATAATTGTGGAAGAAAAGTAGAAAAATTTTATTTTGCTATATTAACTATAATCAATTTTATCTTCATATGGTTTATATTTTACTTTAATTTTTTAGGATTTAAAATATAA
- a CDS encoding sensor histidine kinase translates to MVLSIISTLIIVFSVILELHIFQPRLYMKFINAYNKNSSFMLEFTIAIFVVFIVLMCFIFIKRMNKITDYIQEISQNVNIVSNGNMDINIPIRTEDELGALASDVNKMAYSIEELMRKERQWENQKNNLITNLSHDLRTPLTSVVGFLELIQKKKYKNNDELNHYCEISLNKAKELKNSVDQLFEFTKLSNSDVKLNICSISLHQLIEQAAIGFIPSFENSGMEYRVFSKDAGLIISGDANLLARAFQNIISNAIKYGSEGKYLDIHIEKENNMAVVSFVNYGDIIEEKDVKNLFQRLYRTEKSCDKKEGTGLGLAIVKTIVDLHNGDIDIMSSKEKTEFKIKLPFN, encoded by the coding sequence ATGGTATTGTCAATAATATCAACACTTATAATAGTTTTTTCAGTAATTTTGGAGTTACACATTTTTCAACCAAGACTTTATATGAAGTTTATTAATGCATATAATAAAAATAGTTCATTCATGTTAGAATTTACTATAGCAATTTTTGTGGTTTTTATAGTGTTGATGTGTTTTATATTTATAAAAAGGATGAATAAAATTACTGATTATATACAAGAAATATCACAAAATGTAAATATAGTGTCTAATGGAAATATGGATATAAATATACCTATTAGAACAGAGGATGAGCTAGGAGCATTAGCGTCAGATGTTAATAAAATGGCGTATAGTATAGAAGAGCTTATGAGAAAAGAAAGACAGTGGGAAAATCAGAAGAATAATTTGATTACAAATTTATCTCATGATTTAAGAACACCGCTTACATCAGTTGTTGGATTTTTAGAGTTAATCCAGAAGAAGAAATATAAAAATAATGATGAGTTAAACCATTATTGTGAAATTTCATTAAATAAAGCAAAGGAATTAAAGAATTCAGTAGACCAGCTTTTTGAGTTTACAAAGTTAAGTAATAGTGATGTAAAATTAAATATATGTAGTATATCTCTACACCAATTAATAGAACAAGCTGCTATTGGATTTATCCCATCTTTTGAAAATAGCGGTATGGAATATAGAGTATTTTCAAAAGACGCAGGGTTAATAATAAGCGGAGATGCTAATTTACTTGCTAGGGCATTTCAAAATATAATATCTAATGCCATTAAGTATGGAAGTGAAGGTAAATATTTAGATATACATATAGAAAAAGAGAATAATATGGCTGTAGTTAGTTTTGTAAATTATGGAGATATAATAGAAGAAAAAGATGTCAAAAATTTATTTCAAAGATTATATAGAACAGAAAAATCTTGTGATAAAAAAGAAGGAACTGGACTTGGTCTTGCAATTGTAAAAACAATAGTAGATTTACATAATGGTGATATAGATATTATGAGTTCTAAAGAAAAAACAGAATTTAAAATAAAATTACCATTTAATTGA
- a CDS encoding FAD-dependent oxidoreductase, producing the protein MIEVITPISNYYDDARQVWNRAIDKYPAAIAYCKTYEDVKKAILFARKNNFKIRVRCGGHNYEGFSIADDALIIDISNLNKIQINYECNTVTVQSGAYLGQVYNFLGASEYPFPGGSCPTVGISGVVLGGGWGYSSRYFGLTCYSLLELKMIDYRGCLLTANKNINSDLFWACKGGGGGNFGIVVSMTFKLPPKVDKVTVFNLYYTNPSKDTQLKFLNTWQNWITTTSNKINMKGSIVNSATDDVNIICTGLLYGTPKELYKLLVPFSKIEGYELSYEYTSFLQATEIIASVYPRYEYFISYGRFVSETYSYETLKNLINLINEEKPSGSITTELNVYGLGGQVGEIDKKDTAFYYRDSNYIILLETNFRNNSYKQDNINWINRNSKYIYNITSGSYINFPYCPLPNYLYDYYGGNVQRLKCIKFKYDPLNVFKFPQSIK; encoded by the coding sequence TTGATCGAAGTGATTACTCCTATAAGTAATTATTATGATGATGCCAGACAAGTCTGGAATAGAGCTATTGATAAATATCCAGCTGCCATAGCCTATTGCAAAACTTATGAAGATGTAAAAAAAGCTATACTATTTGCTAGAAAAAATAATTTTAAAATAAGAGTTCGCTGTGGTGGTCATAATTATGAAGGTTTTTCAATAGCTGATGATGCTTTAATTATTGATATTAGCAATTTAAATAAAATACAAATAAACTATGAATGCAATACTGTTACTGTTCAAAGTGGGGCTTATTTAGGACAAGTTTATAATTTTCTTGGAGCAAGTGAATATCCATTTCCAGGTGGCTCATGTCCTACTGTTGGAATTAGTGGTGTAGTCCTTGGAGGTGGATGGGGATATTCATCTAGATATTTTGGCTTAACTTGTTATAGCTTACTTGAACTCAAGATGATTGATTATAGAGGTTGTTTATTAACTGCAAATAAGAATATTAATTCTGATTTATTTTGGGCATGTAAAGGTGGTGGCGGTGGAAATTTTGGTATAGTAGTATCAATGACATTTAAACTTCCTCCTAAGGTAGATAAAGTAACTGTTTTTAATCTTTACTACACCAACCCAAGTAAAGATACTCAACTTAAATTTTTAAATACTTGGCAGAATTGGATTACTACAACTTCTAATAAAATTAATATGAAAGGTAGCATAGTCAATTCAGCAACTGATGATGTAAATATCATTTGTACAGGCCTCCTTTATGGTACACCTAAAGAATTATATAAACTCTTAGTTCCTTTTAGTAAAATTGAGGGCTATGAGTTAAGTTATGAATATACTTCTTTTTTACAAGCTACCGAAATTATAGCTTCTGTATATCCTCGATATGAATACTTTATATCTTATGGTAGATTCGTATCAGAAACCTATTCTTATGAAACATTAAAAAACCTAATTAATTTAATTAATGAAGAAAAGCCTAGTGGTTCTATTACCACTGAATTAAACGTATATGGACTTGGTGGACAAGTTGGTGAAATTGATAAAAAAGATACTGCTTTTTATTATAGAGATAGTAATTATATAATATTACTGGAAACCAATTTTAGAAATAATTCATATAAACAAGATAATATTAATTGGATAAATAGAAATTCTAAATATATTTATAATATTACTAGTGGTTCTTATATTAATTTCCCTTATTGCCCTTTGCCAAATTATCTTTATGATTATTATGGTGGAAATGTCCAAAGACTTAAATGTATAAAATTTAAATACGATCCTCTTAATGTATTTAAATTTCCACAAAGTATTAAATGA
- a CDS encoding response regulator transcription factor: MKETILVIDDEVKIIEVIKLYLENEGYTVIQATSGIEALKKQSEFNPDLLILDLMLPDISGENVCESIRRESEVPIIMLTAKSSEDSILNGYSIGSDDYITKPFSPKQLVAKVNAVLKRVKGNQCKNLIFNNELIIDIVNKKVEYNNKEIILTASEYKILSILAKNPNKIFSREELMDYISRNNTCIYDRIIDSHIKNIRAKLDQDSKNPTYIKTIRGMGYRFNV; encoded by the coding sequence ATGAAAGAAACTATACTTGTTATAGATGATGAAGTTAAGATAATAGAAGTTATAAAATTGTATTTAGAAAATGAGGGATATACTGTTATACAGGCTACAAGTGGTATAGAGGCATTAAAAAAGCAAAGTGAGTTTAATCCTGATTTATTAATATTAGATTTAATGTTACCTGATATATCAGGTGAAAATGTCTGTGAGAGCATAAGGAGAGAATCTGAAGTACCAATAATTATGCTAACTGCTAAATCAAGTGAAGATAGTATACTAAATGGATATTCAATTGGAAGTGATGATTATATAACAAAACCATTTAGTCCAAAGCAATTAGTAGCGAAGGTTAATGCAGTTTTGAAAAGAGTTAAGGGAAATCAATGTAAAAACTTAATTTTTAATAATGAATTAATCATAGATATTGTTAATAAGAAAGTAGAATACAATAACAAAGAAATTATATTAACTGCTTCGGAATATAAAATACTATCTATACTGGCTAAAAATCCTAATAAAATATTTTCAAGGGAAGAGTTAATGGATTATATAAGTAGAAATAATACTTGTATCTATGATAGAATAATTGATTCTCATATAAAAAATATAAGAGCCAAATTAGATCAAGACAGTAAAAATCCAACCTATATAAAAACTATTCGTGGTATGGGATATAGGTTCAATGTTTAA
- a CDS encoding exonuclease domain-containing protein translates to MNFVAIDFETANEKRNSPCSIGIVVVKDGEIIEKVHYLIKPKEMRFMPINIGIHGIRPHMVQDELEFDKIWEKIKGYFNNNLVIAHNASFDMSVLRSTLELYNIKMPSFEYICTMKLSKNFYSNIDNAKLNTVNNFLGYKFQHHDALADAMACSNILLNISKELNLKNINEISKLVGVTLGYVNENGYKPSSTKGRILKKSNRQAPKENKKTIESFNFTAFKEEVVVFTGGLASMTRNEAIILVGKLNGTVGSSVTKKTTCLVTNTKDIEDLNREEMSNKLKKAVDLKKKGQNIKFLNEEAFLQKCKEK, encoded by the coding sequence ATGAATTTCGTAGCTATAGATTTTGAAACTGCTAATGAAAAAAGAAATAGTCCATGCTCTATAGGGATTGTTGTTGTGAAAGATGGAGAGATTATAGAAAAAGTACATTATTTAATAAAGCCTAAGGAAATGAGATTTATGCCAATAAATATTGGAATTCATGGAATAAGACCGCATATGGTTCAGGACGAATTAGAATTTGATAAAATATGGGAAAAAATTAAGGGCTATTTTAATAATAATTTAGTAATAGCTCATAATGCTTCATTTGACATGTCTGTATTAAGAAGTACGTTGGAACTTTATAATATAAAAATGCCAAGTTTTGAGTATATATGTACAATGAAGCTCTCTAAAAATTTTTATAGTAACATTGATAATGCAAAATTAAATACAGTGAATAATTTTTTAGGATATAAGTTTCAGCATCATGATGCTCTGGCAGATGCAATGGCATGTAGTAATATTTTACTTAATATATCAAAGGAATTAAATTTAAAGAATATTAATGAAATATCAAAATTAGTTGGAGTGACTTTAGGATATGTAAATGAAAACGGATATAAACCATCTTCCACTAAAGGAAGGATTTTAAAAAAATCTAATAGACAAGCTCCAAAGGAAAATAAAAAGACAATAGAAAGCTTTAATTTTACGGCATTTAAAGAAGAAGTTGTTGTATTTACAGGTGGATTAGCTTCTATGACAAGAAATGAAGCAATAATATTAGTTGGAAAGCTTAATGGAACTGTTGGAAGCTCTGTAACTAAGAAGACAACATGCTTAGTTACAAATACAAAGGATATAGAGGATTTGAATAGAGAAGAAATGAGCAATAAGCTTAAAAAAGCCGTAGATTTAAAGAAAAAAGGTCAGAATATAAAGTTTTTAAATGAGGAAGCATTCCTACAAAAATGTAAAGAAAAATAA
- a CDS encoding Ger(x)C family spore germination protein, with translation MRITNKIKKFIIIIFCIFIGIIFSEKLDVGFAEELSIPSGEGFDVEEGVDGNLIYSIPVSIYTYQSNTEGKTIVYTGKGYTIGEAKQDRDKILSKKFVLGGERVFIISDKQAELGIHALTDALYNNTNVNDLGIVVVCNGTAEHILNYKPKGFPNSGEYIEGLVSNLRNNHFFSEDYKLIDVFVREQAEGRSIVLPYIELADDNIKATGMAIFKKDKMIGKINMKDSDILNFLRFNNVKGVLTLQKNYKEYINYKAQVKRKVKCTKKNEKYSFIINLDFSGEIISNELYKDITSKVDVKKQFEKDMSNKIEFMCNDFINRMKNQYKSDLLELGVVAAAKYGRNTNTDWDKVIRESEIKVNVNVNVDKFGRGDY, from the coding sequence ATGAGAATAACTAATAAGATTAAAAAATTTATAATAATTATTTTCTGTATATTTATTGGAATTATTTTTAGTGAAAAATTAGATGTAGGTTTCGCAGAAGAACTTTCTATTCCATCAGGAGAAGGTTTTGATGTAGAAGAAGGTGTGGATGGCAACCTAATTTATAGTATACCTGTAAGTATATATACTTATCAAAGTAATACAGAAGGCAAAACTATAGTATATACTGGGAAAGGATATACTATAGGAGAAGCAAAACAAGACAGAGATAAAATACTAAGTAAAAAGTTTGTACTTGGAGGAGAAAGGGTTTTTATAATAAGTGACAAACAAGCCGAACTAGGTATACATGCTTTAACAGACGCATTATATAACAACACTAATGTTAACGACTTAGGTATTGTAGTAGTATGCAATGGAACTGCAGAACACATATTAAACTATAAGCCTAAAGGATTTCCCAACTCTGGCGAATATATTGAGGGTTTAGTATCAAATTTGCGAAATAATCACTTTTTTTCAGAGGACTATAAACTAATTGATGTATTTGTACGTGAACAGGCTGAAGGTAGAAGTATAGTTCTACCTTATATAGAATTAGCTGATGACAATATAAAAGCCACAGGAATGGCAATATTCAAAAAAGATAAAATGATAGGTAAAATTAATATGAAAGATTCTGATATATTAAATTTCCTAAGATTTAATAATGTTAAAGGAGTATTGACCTTACAAAAAAACTATAAAGAATATATAAATTATAAAGCACAAGTTAAAAGGAAGGTAAAGTGTACTAAAAAAAATGAAAAATACAGCTTTATAATTAATTTAGATTTCAGTGGTGAAATAATATCTAATGAGCTATATAAAGATATTACTAGCAAAGTTGATGTGAAAAAACAGTTTGAAAAGGATATGTCAAATAAAATAGAATTTATGTGTAATGATTTTATAAATAGGATGAAAAATCAATACAAGTCAGATTTATTAGAATTAGGAGTAGTAGCGGCAGCAAAATACGGCAGAAACACAAATACAGATTGGGATAAGGTAATAAGAGAATCTGAAATAAAGGTTAATGTTAATGTTAATGTTGATAAATTTGGAAGAGGCGACTATTAG
- a CDS encoding cytochrome c biogenesis CcdA family protein gives MNYILLFLEGIITFISPCILPMIPIYVSYFAGGDIDNKNYKNRALISSIAFVAGFTLVFTLLGVAAGTVGVIFNTYMREINIVSGSIMIIFGLNYLGIINVELLHRSFKINKPTGHKKSSIMSTALFGMIFGFGWTPCVGPFLGSALMIASNSTNVFMGASMLMIYSLGLGIPFILSALLIDSLKNTFEFIKRNYKIINRISGVLLIIIGIMMMTGYLNLLLSILAF, from the coding sequence ATGAACTATATATTACTATTTTTAGAAGGGATAATAACCTTTATATCTCCTTGTATATTGCCAATGATTCCAATATACGTTTCATATTTTGCAGGAGGAGATATAGATAATAAAAATTATAAAAACAGAGCATTAATAAGTTCAATAGCATTTGTTGCAGGATTTACCCTTGTGTTTACCTTATTAGGTGTAGCAGCAGGAACCGTAGGTGTCATTTTCAATACATATATGAGGGAGATAAATATAGTATCAGGATCGATTATGATAATATTTGGTCTGAATTATTTAGGCATAATAAATGTAGAATTATTACATAGAAGCTTTAAAATAAATAAGCCAACAGGACATAAAAAATCCTCTATTATGTCTACAGCATTATTTGGAATGATATTTGGATTTGGGTGGACACCGTGTGTAGGACCATTTCTAGGATCAGCACTTATGATAGCATCAAATTCTACTAATGTATTTATGGGAGCATCAATGCTAATGATCTACAGTTTAGGTCTTGGAATACCATTTATACTATCAGCACTTTTAATAGATTCTCTGAAAAATACTTTTGAATTCATAAAGAGAAATTATAAGATAATAAATAGAATATCAGGGGTTCTGCTAATTATTATAGGGATAATGATGATGACTGGTTACCTAAACTTATTATTATCAATATTGGCATTTTAA
- a CDS encoding response regulator transcription factor has translation MFNILIVDDEIEIIELMEVYLLNDGYKVFKATNGLDSLNIINAEKIHLVILDIMMPGIDGLQVCMKIRKEYNIPIIMASAKGQEMDKIQGLSTGADDYIVKPFSTMELLARVKAQIRRYVYLNENHKQLDNKDVIEIKGITINKRNHKVHLFGTELKLTPTEYKILLLLVSNSGKVFSAEDIYKEIWTEKYFEGNNTVMAHIWRLREKLEDNPKEPKIVETVWGVGYKIEA, from the coding sequence ATGTTTAATATATTGATTGTAGATGATGAAATAGAAATAATTGAACTTATGGAAGTATACCTACTAAATGATGGTTATAAGGTATTTAAAGCTACAAATGGATTAGATTCACTTAATATAATTAATGCGGAAAAGATTCATCTTGTGATTTTAGATATAATGATGCCAGGAATAGATGGGTTACAGGTTTGTATGAAAATTAGAAAAGAGTATAATATTCCAATTATAATGGCTAGTGCAAAAGGACAAGAAATGGATAAAATACAAGGGTTATCTACCGGGGCAGATGACTATATAGTAAAACCATTTAGCACAATGGAATTACTAGCTAGAGTAAAAGCTCAAATAAGAAGATATGTATATCTTAATGAAAATCATAAACAACTTGACAATAAAGATGTTATTGAAATAAAAGGTATTACTATAAACAAAAGGAATCATAAAGTTCATTTATTTGGTACAGAGTTAAAATTAACTCCAACAGAATATAAAATACTGTTATTGTTAGTCAGCAATAGTGGGAAAGTATTTAGTGCTGAAGATATATATAAAGAGATATGGACGGAAAAATATTTTGAAGGAAACAATACTGTCATGGCTCATATATGGAGGTTAAGAGAAAAATTAGAGGACAATCCAAAGGAACCAAAGATAGTAGAAACAGTTTGGGGAGTTGGATATAAAATTGAAGCGTAG